In Actinomadura luteofluorescens, the sequence CGGTGCAGCAGTCCGCTGCCGACCAGTTCGACCAGGTCGGAGGGCCGCGACTCCGGAAGCATGGTGCGCTGGACGAGCCGCATGACCGGGGCGTTCAGGGGCGCCGCGGCCAGGTGCACCGCCAGGGCGTACACGGTCGGGCTGACCGCCGCGCGGAACCGCCGGACGATCTCGGGCGCCGACGCCTCCGAGGGCGGGGCCTCCTCGATGTCCGCCGCGTCCGGCGCCCAGGAGGGTTCCGGGGGTGCTCCGCAGACGGCGACCGCGCCGTACCAGTCACCGCGGCGCGCCGCCGCGAACCCAGCCCAGCCGGCGAGCTGCCCCGGATCCAGCTCGATCACGGGCACGTGGACATGTGAACGGTCCGCGTGCCGGGGCTCGGCGGCCGGGTCGCCGAGGAGGGGTGCGGCGGGGTAGCGCGCTCGGTAGAGGCGGTTGGCGATCGCGGGCCGCGCCGCGTAGAGCTTGGCGGGCCTGGTGGTGAGGCCCGTGCGCCGCCACTGGCGCCGGGCGAGCAGATTGATCACCACGATCGGGGCCTGCCGGCCCCACCGGGCCAGCAGTCGCTGGGCGGCGCCCGAGTGCCAGGCGTCTCCGATCCCGTCCGTCAGCACGAAGATGAGCCGCCGGTCGCGGCGTCCCCGGGAGGTGAGGCCCTCGGCCGCGCGCGCGGCGGCCAGCGGGCCCGTCTCGCGCAACGCCAGCGGCCCGCTCTCGCCGGTGTCGGTGTCGAGCAGGTGCGTGCGGATCATCCCGAAGGCGCCGACGGCCCCGAGGCAGTCGATGAACCGCTCGGTCGTCGGCCGGTTGAGCGCGGCCAGGCGCCCGTCGTCCACGACGACGTCGAGATCGAGCCACCGTTCGGGGACGGGACGTGTCTGGGGCAGCCAGAGACCGTCCTCGGCGGCGCGGATCGCCGTCGCCTCGTCGTCCAGTTCCACCTCGCCCCGGCGGGACTCGACCGCCCGTTTGAAAGGGCGGAGCGCCTGTTCGAGGCGGCGCCGGTCGGTCAGGGGCCGTACTCCGGCGAACGGGTCGCTCCGCACGGGGAAGAGGAGGCGAGGGGGCGCGGCGTGCCCGTTCATCCCCGCCCGATGCGGTGCCGGGTCCTGCGGGCCTTCGCCTCGGGACGTTCCGAGAGCCGACGCCGGCGGCGTCCCGGCCGCACCGGGCATGGTCGCCTGCTCTGCGCCGGGAGAGGAGTCGCGCGAAACGCCGTCAGGGCCGGCGCCCTCTGGAGGCTCGGCACGATCGGCGGCGGAGGCGGCACCGTTCGCGGACCGCCGCTGCTCCGCCTGGGGTGCGCGCGCCGCGGCGGGATCTCCCTCGCGGCCCGCCGCGAGGGCGGCGGCGTTCATCTGCGCGGCCAGCCAGATGGCGTCGGAGACCTGGTGCCAAAGGGGAGGACCGGCCGGGGCGTCGGGACGTCCCGCGCCTCGCGCCGCTGGGTCTCCGGTCCGCTCGCTCACTCAGGCGCCACTTCCAACCGCTGCCAGATGAGATCCAGGAGACGTTCCCAGCCGGTATCGGGGTCGCTTGCACCGGAGGTGGCGAGGTAGACGGCGTTGAGCAACTGGTCCGCGGCGAGCCCGCGGTGGCTGCTGCGGTGCTCCAGGAAACTGCGGACCAGCCGCCGGGTGCGCTCGTCGGACCGCTCGGCGAAGTGCGCGGCCACCATGTCGGCGAGCCGTGTCTCGTCGGGCTCTCCCATCGAGAACTGCAGGCACCGGCGAAGGAAGGCGGGCGGGAACTCCCGCTCGCCGTTGCTGGTGATCACCACGATGGGGAACGCCCGGCAGCGGACTCTGCCCCGCACGATCTCGGCCGTGCCGTCAGGGTCGGCGGTGTGGACCTTCACCACGGGTTCCCGGGCGCTGACGCGGAAGAGTTCGGTAATCCCGTATTCGCCCTCCTCCAGGACGTCGAGAAGGTCGTTCGGCAGATCTATGTCGCTTTTGTCGAGTTCATCGACGAGCAGCACCCGCGGGAGCTCATAGGGCAGCAGCGCGGTACCCAGCGGGCCGAGCCGGAGGTAGTGCCCCACTCCGGCATCGGTCAGCGCGGCGACATCCGGATCCCCTTCGGCCGGCGCCTCCGGTAACTCCCCGGCCTGGCGCGCGAGCGTCCTGCGGCCGGTCGCGGCGTCCTGCGCCCGTCCGATCGCGTCGTACTCGTAGAGGCCGTCGCGCAGCGTGCTCCGGCTGCCGATGGGCCAGCGCAGCACCCGGCCGAGGCCCAGCTCGCGGGTGATCCGGTAGGCGAGGGTCGACTTCCCGACGCCCGGGTCTCCGGTGACCAGAAGCGGCCGCCGCAGGAACAGCGCCGCGTTGACGGCGTCGACCTCCGCGGGGTCGGCCAGGCGCGGCCGCGCGCTGACGGGGCCGAGCCTGCGGACGAGGTCGCGCTCGTCGCCGGGCGGAGGCGGGAGGGCCGGTCCGCCGTCGAAGGCGCGCCACGGGGGCGGCGGGGGCAGTTCCTCGGCGAACCGCCCCTCCGGCAGGGGGCGTCCGGTGCCGCGATAGATCCACCATGCGGCGCGGGCGTCCGGGGCGGCGTCCCCCGCGCCGGCGGGCATGGGCGCGTCACGAGGGTAAGGGACCTCGGGCGGCTCGTCAGCGGCCATCGACGATGTCCCCTTCTGGTGTGACTATGGGTTCCTGCGATGGATGGTCGAACTCGGGCAGAACCGGTGAGGGCCACCTTAGATCGAGCATCCCCTTCGGGGCGGCCGTTCGCAAGAGCTTGTTGGGCCACGGCGTTGTGACCCTTAATCAGTCACGTCGCGTCAACCGTCACATCCGGGAGGCAGGGGCCCGAAGTGCACTGGAATCGTCCAGGAAGTGATTCGGGTCATCCCATAGGAGGGTTAGTTCCAGTGCGGAGCCACCATTATGGTCATCGGACGGCGCGTTTCCCCGGAGCCGTCTGATGTCGGTCGGCAGGGTCCTGATGTCGGGACGATCGACGACCTGCCGCACCGCCTCCCGCATTTCCGGTGCGGGCCGATCCGCCCTGTGCCAGAGCACCACGGGCACCCCGGCCCGCAGCGCCTTCCAGAGTTCGCTGCGGCCGGGCTCGCGATCGGGCGGACCGCTCAGCACGCACGCGACGATCTCGCGGCGGCTCAGCAGCCGGTCGCCCATCGGACGCGGATGCGCGGGCTCCCCCGGGGCGGCCCAGTAGGTGAGCCCGTCGACGGCGTCGACGAGCACCTGCCAGCGCTGGCGCCATGCACGGTGAAAGCCGAACGCGCGCAGCCGCTCCTGGCTCCGGACGAGGATCTCGTACTCCGCGCCGAGCGGCGGGGGATCCGGCATCTCCAGGGCGTCGCGCGTCCACCGGTCCACATCGAGATTGATCATGTCGAGCGGCAGCACGAACTCCAGCACGAGGGAGTCGTCGAGTTCGTAGGCCCAGCCGTGCTCGGCCTCGTGGATCAGGGCGCCGACGCGCTCGCGCACCGAACTCATGGTGACGACCTCGTCCTCTCCCGGCTCGGGGCGCCATTCGAGCGGATGTATCTGCCGCCAGTGCGACAGCCGGAACACGACCTCGTCCTCGACGAGATCCGGGAGCGGTTCGAGCTGGATGATGAGGTAGATGGGCTTGTCGGCGCGCGTCGAGAGCACCCCGGAACGGTCGCGCATGCGGTCGAGGTAATCGGCCTGGGCGACGTCGCCCGCGCCGCGCAACTGCTCGGTCTGCCGGGCGAGCCAATCGCGCAGCCTTTTGAGCCGCCACGCCTCCTCGGTCCCCGCGCTTCCGGACGTCTGCCTTGTCTGCATGGTCTGCAGCAGCATCGCGACGAAAATAAGGTGCGGCGAGGGTTTCCCGGGCGCCGTGTTGTGGTCGAGGAGCGCCGAGAACGCGTCCCAGGCGTCGGTGAGCCTGAACGGCACGGTGGCGATGCCGTTTCCGGTGGCGGCCACGTAAAGGCGGGTGAGGGAGGGGATCCGCAGGCCGCTGAGCAGATCCTCGATCTGGGTCTCGACGACCGGCTCCAGGTGGGCGCGGACCGGGCTCAGCATGCGCTTCAGGTGGGCCACGGCCGCCGTCGGGCCGGCCACGAACTCGATCGCGCGGACCAGCAACTGGAGCCCGTCGGGTATTTCCCGGCAGGCGAGCACGAGGTGGTAGAGGTAATACCTCGGCTGCGGCAGATCCGGCAGCAGCACCGGTGCGCGCACGTGCTCGCTGATGTAATGCAGGACGATGGAGCGGGCGGTGGCCTCCCGCATATCCGGTATGTCCAAGAGCAGCGCGACGATGTCGGCGGTGGTCTGCTCCGCGAGGACCTGCTCCTGCGCGTGCCCCAGCGACAGCGAAGCCGACGGCACCAGGGCGGGCCACCTCGACTCCTCGTCGGCCATGCGCCGTCACCGCCTCCCCGCCCCCGTCCGTTCCGCCAGTCAATGTAGGCCGCGACCGCCCGAT encodes:
- a CDS encoding VMAP-C domain-containing protein encodes the protein MADEESRWPALVPSASLSLGHAQEQVLAEQTTADIVALLLDIPDMREATARSIVLHYISEHVRAPVLLPDLPQPRYYLYHLVLACREIPDGLQLLVRAIEFVAGPTAAVAHLKRMLSPVRAHLEPVVETQIEDLLSGLRIPSLTRLYVAATGNGIATVPFRLTDAWDAFSALLDHNTAPGKPSPHLIFVAMLLQTMQTRQTSGSAGTEEAWRLKRLRDWLARQTEQLRGAGDVAQADYLDRMRDRSGVLSTRADKPIYLIIQLEPLPDLVEDEVVFRLSHWRQIHPLEWRPEPGEDEVVTMSSVRERVGALIHEAEHGWAYELDDSLVLEFVLPLDMINLDVDRWTRDALEMPDPPPLGAEYEILVRSQERLRAFGFHRAWRQRWQVLVDAVDGLTYWAAPGEPAHPRPMGDRLLSRREIVACVLSGPPDREPGRSELWKALRAGVPVVLWHRADRPAPEMREAVRQVVDRPDIRTLPTDIRRLRGNAPSDDHNGGSALELTLLWDDPNHFLDDSSALRAPASRM
- a CDS encoding AAA family ATPase, which translates into the protein MAADEPPEVPYPRDAPMPAGAGDAAPDARAAWWIYRGTGRPLPEGRFAEELPPPPPWRAFDGGPALPPPPGDERDLVRRLGPVSARPRLADPAEVDAVNAALFLRRPLLVTGDPGVGKSTLAYRITRELGLGRVLRWPIGSRSTLRDGLYEYDAIGRAQDAATGRRTLARQAGELPEAPAEGDPDVAALTDAGVGHYLRLGPLGTALLPYELPRVLLVDELDKSDIDLPNDLLDVLEEGEYGITELFRVSAREPVVKVHTADPDGTAEIVRGRVRCRAFPIVVITSNGEREFPPAFLRRCLQFSMGEPDETRLADMVAAHFAERSDERTRRLVRSFLEHRSSHRGLAADQLLNAVYLATSGASDPDTGWERLLDLIWQRLEVAPE